Genomic DNA from Mobula birostris isolate sMobBir1 chromosome 21, sMobBir1.hap1, whole genome shotgun sequence:
ctggggttgagaaggagttagaaaaaaggatcagccatgattgaatggcagagcagaattgatgggccagatggcctaattctgttcctatgtcttgtggtcttatggacttatttCAATGTTAAATAAATGTTTCCACTTAGGCAGTCTCCTTGAGGTTAAGGAAGACTTGATTTCACTCTCTATGCTCCTTGCGTAACTGGCACAGGACTTCAGTGTGTTCCACAGTATAGACTCAAGGTTCTCAGTACTATCCTGAATTCTCCTCCATTTTGAGACTGTGGTCCCAGAGGTTTCCAAGAGTGTGTGGGGATGTTGCAAGTTTTCAGGAAGGCTTTCAACGTATCCTTGAACCTTTCTGTCTGCATTCTTCTGGAAGAacacagccagtcaggcagcatctgtggaggaaaataatTGTTTATATTTTAGACCAAACTCCAGCATCAGGACTGTAGTACGTACTCCCAGAGGtgttgctcaacccactgagctcCAGCAGATAAttagttgctccagattccagcacctgcagtttctAGTGTCTCCTTACTCTCTTTCTACCTGGAAAATTTTTCCCTTGACAAAGTTCAGGATAGCATGTATGTCTCAGGAGTCAAAACTGGTCATGTAGCTTCAAGGATGGGGATTTTAGCCTGGGAGAGGACTTTGGTATCAATTAGCATTCACCTGGTGATTTTGGGTGATTTTGCAAAGAGTAtatgctggtatctttccagtGCCAGGAGCTGCCTAATATAGAGTTTCTGGAGCATACTGTACAGCAGGGATAAACTAGTTAATTTTGTTTTATGCTGGATTTGACATCATGAtgttagaatcatagagtcacagaagagtacagcacagatacaggccctttgttCAATATAGTAtgtgctaaaccatttaaactgcctactcccatcaacctacactgggaccatagtccTTCATACCCCTAACATCTATGTACCTacccaacttctcttaaatgttgaaattgagctcatatACACCACTTGCGCTAATAGATCATTCTACATTCATGCGACTGTCTGAGtaatgaagtttcccctcatgttcccattaaacatttcacctttcacccttaacccatgacctttggttgtagtcccaacCAAATACAGTGGAAAATCATGTTCACCGGTCATCTATCTGTGACATTAGTGCACCTTGTTTGTTTTACATTTtcctttctatttttatttccctctccactcctccAGCTAAGCATCTTTGCAACACCTACACTATCAGTTCTCCAAAGACTCAAATTCCTTGATATTTCTTTCACATACTTATCTGTCTCCACTGCAACTATAACTCGTGATTTGACCTGCTCCTCAATTGGGGGCAGACAGTTCTAGGGAATCCCTAAAAATAAATTTCTACACAGCACTGTTTTTAATACCCAGCCACTTATTTTGTTAGTTTGTCACTTGCTCGTGACTCTCCCACTCTAGGGAAAACATCTCAACGTCTACAAGATTTCCATAAATACCCAGAGACTTCAGAGCGGCTGTTTCCCAGTCGAACCTACAGAGTATATCCAGCACTTTTGGTTTCTGCTTCAGATTTTcagcagctgttttttttttactcattgTCCTCTCAACATTTGCTCTATCAAGCTCGCTGAGGGTCTTGATTGTGTAAATAAAATCACTCATCATTCCTCAAAAGAGGAATAAAGATCCACAGACTCTCTAGCCTCTCTTGGTAGGTCAATTCCCTCATTCCAGGATTTAGCCAGCTGCATTCCCCGTAATTATATACTTTTTTAGGTAATGCATCCAAAAATTTGAACGGTATTCCAGATGTGATCTTGCAATGCTCTGTGCAAAACATCCCATTTCTTAAACTAACACTTCCTCAATAAGGGCCAAAATGCTGTTTGTACTCATAGCCACTTTTTGGATCCTGCTGCTGACTTCTCGCGTTTGTTGTGTATTCCCCGTCAACAATTTGCCTTATCACCGCTGATGTCAACAGTGTCAGATAAGCCTCACCACTGAATTATTAACTTCTTCCAAAGTCGCACTGTGGAGCCAAAAGCCTATGTTGATGGTATCCCACAGGACAAACTCACAGAAGTCCCTTTACTCAGATTGCCCGCACTCTGAAGATCTCTGTGCACAACCCACACTGCGCGTCTGAATCTCCTCTTCTAAGCATCCAAGCAGTAACAGGTCAGTAGGCTGATCATTTGATTTCATCTTAAAAATTTCCCTTCATAACAGGCTTTCAAATTACAATCAGAAAGGGGCAATGGACACCTCTGAAGGAGGCATATTTAGTATTTCAACAAAGTCTGAATTCTCTACCTAAATGCTTTGAATCTATAAGAATATTTTTATAAATGTTACGAGATTGCATGATTAAATTTAAATCTGGATTTGAAATATAACTAGCAAGGAatatagaacagttcagcacCAGAACAGGCAGCTGATCCACATTATCATGTCGTACTACTTAACAGGTGATTAAATGTTGAATTAAACTAAGCCCTTCTGTCTACccaatgtccatattcctccaatCTGTACACAATCATGCCATTAAACAACCatttaaacacctctattgtaCTTCCCTCATCCACTACCATTGGCAACACATTTGACGCACCCACCACTCGCTGTAGAAAAAAACTTGTCCCGCACATCTTCTTTGAATTCACCTCCTTTCCACTTAAATGTATGCCCTTGAATATTGACATTCTGTCTTTGGAGAAAGAAAGCAGCTgtccactctctgcttcccataCTCATATAAACTTCCATCAGGTCTCTCCTCATTGATTTGCTGCTCCAGAGAAGACAGCTCAAGATTCTTAACCTCTCCTTTAAGCACATGCAGGTATCCTGGTgatcctcttctgcactctctgcaAACCTCCACATCCTCTCAAACTGCAATGACcagaaatgaatgaataaatctgTGGCGTAACtttctgactcttgaactcaacagCTCCACAAAGAAAAGACAAGTATGCCATGTACCTTTCTCAGCACTCAATCACCCAGCGCTGTCAGATTCAGTGAGCTACAGACTTGGAATCCAAGATCACTCTGTACATCGACACTGTGAAGGGTTTTCCAGTCAACTGTGTCCTCTCGTTTTACAtttgacctcccccccccccaccaaagtaCAACAGCTCACATTTGGACAGATTGAGTCTTTGGCAATTCTTAAAAGTTGAACAGTTTCTATTAGTTCTGAAGATTAGCTCCATTCCACTTGGAAGATTTTTGGAGGCGGCCTACAGCAGTGCTAGGATAAAGTTGATAGAAGTGCTGGGGAAAATACAGAAACTTCTCCTAACTGGCCTTCACTGGAATTGTCCCTGCTGCAGACTCTTGGTTTGAATCATGGCCCACAGGCATAATGATGCATTTCCAAGGAGGAGGTGAATTTCTATTGCAGTTTGATGTGAGAAGGGTCTTATATTGTTTCTTCCAAGAATAATTTCATAGTCCAAACATGAGGCCCAACATTACTGAAGTCCAGCTTCCATTGCCAAGGTTTAGCACATCCATCAGtgcaagtacacacacacacacacacacacacacacacacacacacacacactcacacacacacatacacacacacacacacacacacacacacacacacacactcacacacacacatacacacacacacacacacacacacacacacacattcacacacacactcacacacacacactcacacacacacatacacacacactcacacacacacacacacacacacatacacacactcacacacacacacactctcacacacacacacacacacatacacacacacactcacacacacatacacacacacacactcacacacacacgtacacacacacacacacacacacacactcatgcactCTCCCTcatgcactctctctcacacatacacactcctcaCTCCGATCATCATATAACCCTGCATCAGTCTCATTACCACACTCAGTACAATGACATGAAGTGAGGAACACACCCAGCAAGACAGATCTGCTGACTGCTTTTGGGAGTGAAGGTCAGAGATGGATTTTCATGAATATTGTTCTCTTACAGCAACACAACGAGAGATCAGTTGAAGGAGAAGCTCGATCAGCTGCAGTGTCACTTCACATGGAGCCCTCAGAAGGAAGCCATTGACCTGGAAGATATGATGTACAGATTGCAAGATTCGATAAGTCTAAATTTGAAGTACAAAGATCAGTCCTGCAACCAACTCGCTTTTGTAAACTGCCTGCAGGGCAACTATGAAGAAGCAATTCAAAACTTAAAGGAAGCTGAAAGGATTCTGAGGGAGAACCATAAAGATGAATTTGAAAGAAGAAGCATCATCACCTATGGAAACTTTGCCTGGGTGCATTACCACATGGGACAACTGACCGAGGCCCAGTCCTATCTCGACAAGCTGGAGATGATCAGTAAACAGCACAGTGATGGCCCTCGCTATACAGCAATGATCCCTGAGGTGTACGGGGAGAAGGGATGGTCATTGTTAAGATCAACAGCTCAATATTATGAGGAGGCAAAGGAATGTTTTGAGAAGGCTCTGGAAGAAGATCCTGATAATGTGCAATGGAACATGGGATATGCCACTGTACTGTTTCGGTTGGAAGCCATTTCTGGAACCAGAGAGAATtgtgaacagagtcagtcagtgaAGCATCTGCGTCGTGTACTAGAGCTTGATCCCGATGAATCGCTGGCCATGGTTCTGTTGGCTCTAAAACTTCAGGAGCTCAAGCAAAAGAAAGAAGCAAATGAATTAGTTGAACAAGCATTGCAGAAAACCTCTGATTATCCAAAAGTGCTTCGTAATGCGGCAAAATTTTACCGAAAAGAAAACGATGTGGAAAAagcaatcctgttgttgaagAAAGCATTAGAAATTTCCCCACATTCTAGTGTCCTGCATGACCAATTAGGCATGTGTTACAGAATCAATCTACTTAAATTGATTGCCAATCCTCTGAGTAAGGATCCTGAGAGTCCTGAATTCCAACAAAAAGCAGAATTGGTCAATAATTGCAAGTATCATTTTGGAAAGGCATTTGAGCACCGTCCAAAGACAGCTATTAAATCACAAATGGATCTTGCAGACATCTGTATTAGAAATGGAGAGTATTCCAAAGCAGACGAGATCTATAGTAATCTGCTGAAATTAGATGACACTCGTCCAGAAAATATACAGACGATAAATTTAGAGGCTGGTTTATTTTATCTGTTCCGGAGGAAGTCTGAAGTTGAAGGCATCACATTGCTAAAGAAAGCATTGCAGATTGAAATTCACACAAAGGTATGGAAAAGagcttatgagcatttggagaaatgGGCAGGTAAGAAACTTTATATCAATCCACATGACAGCATGGCACTTGGTGCCAAAGGGCTACTGCATCAACAGGTTCACAACAAGTCCAAAGCTATTGAATGTTATGAAGAAGCCTTGCAGTTTGATCCTGGCAATGAAGAATATCTCAGTGCTCTCTGTGAACTACGCCTTTCCTTAGAGGACCGAAATGATGTTTGAAAGGTGAAATAGTTCCACTGGATCTGAGGACAGATTTGCAGGATTTCATACTAAATATATTCTGTTTATGAATGAGAGTTTTATTCAGAATACTGTTTATGAATGAGAGTTTTATTCAGAATATGTTATTTTAAAAAACGTTATTGTAACTATATCTAATCCCTGTGATTATTACAAAGATAGTGACACTTCTGGTCCTGTGAACAAATCAAGTTTAGTTCATTTCTTTGGACATTCATTTTAATCTGCAGAGAAAGTTGAAAGTATAAAGTTACAACAAACACATCCAAATGAAAAGTCCTGACAAGTTTCCTCATTAGATTGTTTAATGCATTGTTCTAATATAGTCACTGTTGTTCAAAGGCTCATTTGTAAAATGATCAATAAACATTTTCTAATTGACcaaaatgagacagtaaattgATATTTGTATAATTTATTTCTCAACATAATGATTTTAAAAAGGAACTTGTACACATACAATGAATTCATCATCCAATTTAACAATAAATTTGATTTGCCCTGTCTAGACGTGTTAAAGTCTCCTTTGATTACAATCAAAGGACACCCCTACTTTCTTGACCTCTGACTTGGTCTCTGATTAATTATGTGATGCCATCACTTATTTGAAAAGCTCAATGGATGCACAGTGTCTGATGAGGGATAGTTAACGAGGCTCTGTGCATGCTAATCCacatctaaccaatcttgtagagtttccccaggaagttaccaggaaagttgataaatgcaaggtagtggatgttgtctacatttgACAGCATCCTGAATGGAAAGGTGGTCAAAAATGTTCAGTCGCTTGGTAATCAAGATGAGATCATAAGTAAGATTAGAAGTTGGCTTTGCAGAAGCCAGAGATTAGTTGTAGATGTTTGTCTCTCTGACGGGAGGCCTGTGATTAGAGTTGTACTGCAGGAattggtgttgggtccattgttattgtcatctatatcaacaatctggatgataatgtggtttattggttcagcaaatttgcaaataaCAGCAAGATTTGGCATGGAGTGGGAGCGAGGAAGATTAGCAAATCCAGCAGAGGGATCtcgagcagctggaaaaatgggctgacaaatagcaggtggaatataatgcagataagtgtgaggtgttgcactttggatcCAAATTCTTTGGAAGTGGTGTTACAGGTAAATAGCGTTATAacaaaagcttttggcacattgaccttcataaattaatgtattgagtacagaagttggaagTTATTTGAGGTTGTTTGAGATtcttgatgaggcctaatttggagtatcgtctGTAGTTTTGATGACCTACCTACAGGATAGAtgacaataagattgaaagaatgcagagaaaatttagaaggatcTTGCGGGACTTCTGatcctgagttatggggaaaagttgaatagcTTGGGACTTTATTTCCCACATCGTAGAAGACTGagaa
This window encodes:
- the LOC140185718 gene encoding interferon-induced protein with tetratricopeptide repeats 5-like isoform X5 — its product is MMYRLQDSISLNLKYKDQSCNQLAFVNCLQGNYEEAIQNLKEAERILRENHKDEFERRSIITYGNFAWVHYHMGQLTEAQSYLDKLEMISKQHSDGPRYTAMIPEVYGEKGWSLLRSTAQYYEEAKECFEKALEEDPDNVQWNMGYATVLFRLEAISGTRENCEQSQSVKHLRRVLELDPDESLAMVLLALKLQELKQKKEANELVEQALQKTSDYPKVLRNAAKFYRKENDVEKAILLLKKALEISPHSSVLHDQLGMCYRINLLKLIANPLSKDPESPEFQQKAELVNNCKYHFGKAFEHRPKTAIKSQMDLADICIRNGEYSKADEIYSNLLKLDDTRPENIQTINLEAGLFYLFRRKSEVEGITLLKKALQIEIHTKVWKRAYEHLEKWAGKKLYINPHDSMALGAKGLLHQQVHNKSKAIECYEEALQFDPGNEEYLSALCELRLSLEDRNDV
- the LOC140185718 gene encoding interferon-induced protein with tetratricopeptide repeats 5-like isoform X2, yielding MSNTTRDQLKEKLDQLQCHFTWSPQKEAIDLEDMMYRLQDSISLNLKYKDQSCNQLAFVNCLQGNYEEAIQNLKEAERILRENHKDEFERRSIITYGNFAWVHYHMGQLTEAQSYLDKLEMISKQHSDGPRYTAMIPEVYGEKGWSLLRSTAQYYEEAKECFEKALEEDPDNVQWNMGYATVLFRLEAISGTRENCEQSQSVKHLRRVLELDPDESLAMVLLALKLQELKQKKEANELVEQALQKTSDYPKVLRNAAKFYRKENDVEKAILLLKKALEISPHSSVLHDQLGMCYRINLLKLIANPLSKDPESPEFQQKAELVNNCKYHFGKAFEHRPKTAIKSQMDLADICIRNGEYSKADEIYSNLLKLDDTRPENIQTINLEAGLFYLFRRKSEVEGITLLKKALQIEIHTKVWKRAYEHLEKWAGKKLYINPHDSMALGAKGLLHQQVHNKSKAIECYEEALQFDPGNEEYLSALCELRLSLEDRNDV